The DNA segment CCAGCTGGAGCCGCCCTCGGCGCTGGCGCGTTTCAACGCTGACGGCGGGCTTGAGGTGTGGCTGCCTAACCAGGCCCCGGATCTGTTTCTGGCCGAGATCGTCAAATTGACGGGCCTTGAGCCGTCGCGCATCACCCTGCATTCACCGTTGCTGGGCGGTTTCTTCGGTCGGCACTTTATCTACCCGAGTGCTTCGCCTTACCCGCAGGCGATCTTGCTCGCGCAAGCGGTCGGGCGTCCGGTCAAGGTGATCTGGAGCCGTGAGCAGGAGTTCTTGCGTGACCCGTTGCGACCGATGTCAGTGGTGCATCTGCGCGGTCACGTCAACGCCGAGGGATTGCCGGTCGCGCTTGAGGCAATCACCGTCACTGAAGGGCCGACCGAAGGCATCGCCAACAAACGCGGTGAGAAAATCGACCCCACGGCTGTGGAAGGGCTGACCGGCAAGCAATACCGCATCCCTGACCGGCGCATTGCCCAGCGTTACCGCAAAACGCCGCTGTCGCTGGCCTACTGGCGTTCGGTGGGCAACTCGATCAATGACTTTGTCTACGAAGCCTTTCTCGATGAACTGGCCGATGCCGGCAAGCAAGACCCCTTTGAATTGCGGCTGCGGCTGTTGCAGGGCAATCAGCGGCTGACCCACTTGCTCAACGCGGTGGCCAGCCTGGCCGGCGGCTGGAAGCGCGGCCCGTTTACCGCAGAAGATGGCAGCCGGCGGGCGAGGGGGGTTGCCATGGCCTCGCCGTTCGGCACCGAGGTGGCGGTGATTGCCGAGGTGTCGATTCACAACGGCCAGGTCAAGGTGCACGACATCTGGCAGGCGATCGATCCGGGCAGCATCGTCAACCCGGCAATTATTGAGGCGCAGGTCAACTCCGCGGTGGCGCTCGGGCTGTCGCAGACCCTGATCGAAGAGGCGCAATACGAAGAGGGCCAGCCGCTGGCGCGTAATTACGACCTGTATCGGATCTTGCCGCTGAGCATGATGGCCAGGGTGCATGTCACGGTGATCGAGAGCGGCGCCAAGATGGGCGGGATCGGCGAGCCGCCGTTGCCGGCCGTGGCACCGGCAGTGGCCAATGCCGTCGCCAGATTGACCGGGCAGCCGATTCGCAGCATGCCCCTGTCGCACTATCGCTTCGACACCTGAGCAAGGAATCAGCCGTTGAACAGAACAACACGCTATCTGCTGGTGGTCGGTGTCGCGGTGGCTGCGGGCCTGGCCTGGTTTGTCACCCGCACACCCCATTCGCCGCTGGATAACCAGACGCCGGCAGCGGCCACGCCTGAACTGATCCAGCGCGGCGAATACGTCGCCCGGCTCGGCGACTGTGTGGCCTGCCACAGCACGCCCAAGGGCGCGCCGTTTGCCGGCGGCTATGAAATGGCCACGCCCATGGGCTCGATCTTCACCACTAACATCACCCCCGACCCGCAGACCGGGATTGGCCGCTACAGCCTGGCCGACTTCGACCGGGCGGTACGCTCCGGGGTGGCCGCCGACGGGCATCGGCTGTACCCGGCGATGCCGTATCCGTCGTATGCCAAGTACAGCGATGAAGACATTCGCGCGCTCTATGCCTTCTTCATGCATGGGGTAAAGCCGGTACAGCAGGCCAATCAGCCGGGCAAGATTGCCTGGCCGCTGAACATACGCTGGCCCATCGCACTGTGGAACGCCATGTTTGCCCCGCAAGGCGCCTATCAGGACAAAGCCGGCCAGGATGCGCTGTGGAATCGCGGCGCCTACATCGTTCAGGGACCGGGCCACTGCGGCAGTTGCCACACGCCACGCGGGCTGGCCATGAACGAGCAGGGCATGGATGAAAGCAGCCCGCGGTACCTCAGTGGTGCGTTGCTCGATGGCTGGTATGCACCGAGCCTGCGCCAGGACCCTAACACTGGACTGGGGCGCTGGAGCGAAGGCGAGATTGTCCAGTACCTGCAAAACGGCCGGAACG comes from the Pseudomonas sp. StFLB209 genome and includes:
- a CDS encoding xanthine dehydrogenase family protein molybdopterin-binding subunit; translation: MARHNRPTGADGQFPLAEPVNISRRGFLLASAGLGAGALVIGFGLPLREARAAQGPAAMAPGARVPAFLEIRPDNSIHFKSPFAEGGQGIFTGLAQIVGEELDADPQRFVVAMAPPGGDYKVMDIGARFTGGSMSVRSSYTTMRKLGAAARLMLLEAAAEQWSVPVAQLTTEPGRVIHQASGRSASYGELAGAALDRPVPDPERVQLKDPQQFRWIGKPVARLDVRDKSTGKAVYTIDCRVDDMLQAAIQHAPRLGLEVQQVRNQAQVQALPGVHSVHVLPGAVAVVAQRWWTAKRAVEALQVEWREPQDNTAMRYMPADFSSAAYLKQLKDDRDPGQDSEVEGDPVKAFAGPGKTVSATYHTQNLHHAQLEPPSALARFNADGGLEVWLPNQAPDLFLAEIVKLTGLEPSRITLHSPLLGGFFGRHFIYPSASPYPQAILLAQAVGRPVKVIWSREQEFLRDPLRPMSVVHLRGHVNAEGLPVALEAITVTEGPTEGIANKRGEKIDPTAVEGLTGKQYRIPDRRIAQRYRKTPLSLAYWRSVGNSINDFVYEAFLDELADAGKQDPFELRLRLLQGNQRLTHLLNAVASLAGGWKRGPFTAEDGSRRARGVAMASPFGTEVAVIAEVSIHNGQVKVHDIWQAIDPGSIVNPAIIEAQVNSAVALGLSQTLIEEAQYEEGQPLARNYDLYRILPLSMMARVHVTVIESGAKMGGIGEPPLPAVAPAVANAVARLTGQPIRSMPLSHYRFDT
- a CDS encoding c-type cytochrome, producing MNRTTRYLLVVGVAVAAGLAWFVTRTPHSPLDNQTPAAATPELIQRGEYVARLGDCVACHSTPKGAPFAGGYEMATPMGSIFTTNITPDPQTGIGRYSLADFDRAVRSGVAADGHRLYPAMPYPSYAKYSDEDIRALYAFFMHGVKPVQQANQPGKIAWPLNIRWPIALWNAMFAPQGAYQDKAGQDALWNRGAYIVQGPGHCGSCHTPRGLAMNEQGMDESSPRYLSGALLDGWYAPSLRQDPNTGLGRWSEGEIVQYLQNGRNVHSVVTGTMTEAFNNSTQYMTDHDLAGIARYLASLPGDPQRDGPAWDPARAQALTASDMQKPGAANYVAKCSSCHGIDGRGQGQWMPPLAGASSSMAKHSATSINVALNGSDRVVAQGMPDAYRMPPYRNQLNDQEMADVLTFIRSSWGNQGGPVTPAEVAELRERTRAASSNPIILQMR